Below is a window of Sceloporus undulatus isolate JIND9_A2432 ecotype Alabama chromosome 9, SceUnd_v1.1, whole genome shotgun sequence DNA.
GCATGTTCACAAATCCGTATGCATGCTTTCTCTCTTTGCgttcccacctcttcctccattttccttccttccttccttccttctttttgcaGAGGAGAAaaatccagtgtcttctttgtGTCCCAAAAATGCGTTGCAATCTGCGCATGATGCGCATCCCATTCATATTGGGTTGCTTTTAATGCCCATCAAAAGTTGCTCATGGAAAGGAAGACACTGGGTTTTTCTCCTCTGCAaaaagaaggaatgaaggaaggaaaatggaggaagaggaggagagaacgcAAAGAATGAAAGCATGCATACACATTTGTGAACACgcaaaaacacacatgcacaatgaCACAACAATTGCTTTTGATGCCTATCAAAGTTTGCTCTTGGAAGGGAAGCCACTGGATTTTTCTCCtctgaaaaaaggaaggaaggaaggaaggggagaagaagagaacACAAAGACTGAAAGCATGCATTCTCACATCCGCACACTtgtgcacacagacacaaatGGTATTCGCAACAATTGCTTTTATCAGTTTGCTCTTGGAAAGTGGGAACACCCAGTACTGAATTTTTCTCCTCTGCAAAGAAAGGAATGAAGGAGTGGAGGGtgtggaagagaagagaaagcaagaaataaGTGCACACTTGCCGACACATGCATGCAAACGGCATTCACAACAATTGCTTTGAACGCCTATCACTTCTTTCTTGGAAGATGACAAATGCAAACATTagaatgaatgaacgaatgaatgaaaAAAGGTAGGAAGAAaagtggaggagaggaggatgaagaggagagaaagcatgcatgcacacatttgCACACTTGCACATGAtcgcacaaacacacaaatgggGGGCCTCCCCGGTCTCTTTCTACTTTGCCGCGTGAATTAACTAACTTTGTTTTCCCTCTTTAATAGCCAGGGTCCTcccatccctctctttctttatccttttttcCAAATCtatcttttcctcctctgcctccatttGAGGAGAACTGAGGCATGAGGAAAACCTGGGAATAATGAGCCCTAATTAGCCCCTGCCAGCTTtcatccaaaagaaagaaagaaagaaagaaagacccaaACTCCCTCTTCAATTAGATTGAAATAAAacgaaagaaggggggaaaggaggagagggaggggaggcttGGAAAGGAGAGGCTGGAAAAAAGGGTGTGTGCAACTTGTGCGGTTTGTGCAGCCACGCTTGTGCGCAAAGGCGGGCAATGCTGTCGGTCGACGCAGGACGGATGTGCCGCTTTCTCCCCATAGAAATATAATGCAACAGAAGCCTTAGAttcgtagttttacaaggtctttaagccttctctgggtgcatctgcaccatagaaatgtaatgtacttttgggtgcatctgcaatatagaaatataatgcaacagaagccttggatttgtaattttacaaggtccttagccttctcttggtgcatctgcactgtagaaatatagTGCacttttgacattgctttaatgccttggctccatcctacagaagcctTGGACTCATAATTTTACAATATCTTTAAGCCatctctgggtgcatctgcactgtagaaatataaCGCGACAGAAGCCTTGGAttcatagttttacaaggtctttaagcCGTCTCTGGGTGCATCGACACCAGAGAAATATAATGCTACAAAAGCCTTGGATTCATAGTTTTATAAGGTCCTTAAccttctctgggtgcatctacaccgaagaaatataatgcagtttggcaccactttaactgccatggttccaagcctgggatttatagtttggcactctttggctgagaaggctaaattaaagtggtatcaaagtgtattgtttctacggtgtagatgcatctcgggttcagaaaaggaagccaGTCCACAGCGGGTGAAAGGAAGAGGCCAAGGACTGGGTTTAGGTTCAAGTAGATCGGCTAAATCCATACATCCTACATTGATCAAACTCCCATTGATCCAACAGACCTTTCTGCTTATGGAAGTCGTGACACAGGGATCAAaaaatcatagaagagttggaagagaccgcaaggcccctgatccagtccaaccccattctgccatgcaggaaatctcaatcatgTAACCACCCTGCAAACGTCCTTCTTCATAATATTTCCGCTTTCCGTTCCAAAAAGGAAGGTTGCTTCCCAATATCTTCCCTCTGCAAAGCCTCCCTGCAGGTCTTCCCAATTGACCCCTGATCCCTCTTTCCTCCATGACCATGATCTTGAGGGTCTTGGAGGTTTGACGGATGGAGGAAAAAGACCCGTGATATACGACATCCTCCTTGAATAGGAGGCAAGtcatggagaaggaagaggaggaggaggaggtcaagcGGAGGCGGGGAAGGGCTGTGGATGGGTGGGATCTGAACCCGGAGGCCGCAAAAGCCTGGGCCAGAGAGATGTGTCCAAGCATACCAAGACCATTCTGCAGATTCTGTGATCGATGGGTGCACCATTGTTACACTGACAATCAATTACGTTGACCTTTGCTCGCTACAACTTGCATGCGCTCTCTGTGCAAGTCTGTAGTAACAAGGTGGGTCACAAGGGGACTGCAAGAAGTGTGGGAGACAACCTAAAAAAGGGGTGACCCCACTGCTCCCTGAATATTCGCCGTCCGGCAAAAATGGACTACGGCCTTTGCCTGCGTCCCTTTAAAATGTCCGACACTCTTCTGAAGGttgcggagtctccttctttgaaggtttttaaacaggggctggatggccatccatcccaAGGAGCATTTTGGTTGTATCATCTTGTGTGACCAAAATGGtttggattggatgacctttgggaaatcctttcccactctatgattctatgcaaagGCTAgggtccagttttgggcaccacaattcaaaaaggatgcggacaagttgaacataagccaacagtgcgatgcggcagctaaaaaggccaatgcgattctaggctgcgtcaactgaagtatagtgtccagatcaagggagaTCATAGTggtactctgttctgctttggtcacttgGAAAAatactgtgtccggttctgggcaacacaattcaaaaaaggatgttgagaagctggatagtgtccagaggaaagcgaccagaatggtgaagggtctggaaaccatgctttatcaggagagacttagggaggtatgggtttgtttagcctggaaaagagatggtcaagaggtgacatgataggcTTTGTAAaagatatttgaaggaatgtcgtgttgaggatggaggaagcttgttttctgctgccccagagaataggacgcaATGGAACAATGGTGCAAGGTCTTCATCTCTGagaatggaaagaacttgaaatctGCGGGGCTGGTTTTTAACAGAAATGTCACCAAAAGCAAAAGGTCCCAATCTTTGCACGCTTTCAGCCTCCCTCTCCAGGAGAGCGCTATCAAATCATGCCGCAAGAGTTCCCCAAAGGAAGTCAAAGCTGTTAAGAAACCCATtggcaaaaaggagaaagaggctgtGTTTGCGCAGTGCCGCCGTCTCTTTTCTCATTTGGTCCCTacttctttctatctttctttctagTCTGCCAGGCTAGTCACGAAGCGTCCTGTGTGAAGGGTTAAGGGTCTAaacggaggagaaggagaggaagaagaaaagagagagaaagtgggaattGGAGAGGATGGAGAGGGAGCGAAACCCAAACCGTGCCGTTTTAATTACATTGCCCTAAAACGCTCTTTCGGGGGGGTCTGCGCCGGGCGACGCATTCTCATGGTAATGGCGGCGACGTCTGTATAGACCCTCCTTTCTCTCGTCTAAGATGGCTCTATCAAAGGCACCCCTGGGAAACCCTTCACCTTTGACCTCCGGGGTCACGGCCGACACAGTCGCTCTATAGTTTGCCTTACTGTAAAGCTGCCGGGTCCGTTTTCATCCTCAAAAAACAGCCCCGTTTTTTAAACATCTGATTCGTACATCCTCAATCGTTGCCCACTTTGGAGGGCATTAATGCGATATCAGATTCCTTCAGGTTTTGTTGGGTTTGTGTGCGTTGtttttcaaaggctttctttTCACCGCTATCCATGCTTTGGAGAAACACGCACCCGGCTCTCCACTTTCCTCCGAACGTGTTGTTTCTCATGCGTTCGAACCAGCCAAGTATCCTGCTCTTCCAAGCGTGACTCAGATTTTCCTTGCCCCGAGGCGGCGGGTTCCTAATTTTAGCCTCCCGATTGCCCACCCGGCAAGGCTGGCGCTGGTGAAGGAACAGGTGGCGGGCGCCGCTGATGGAAAACGGTTGTTGGCGTCACAACTCCCTTCTGCTCACAAGTGGATGCAAAACGCCAAAATTTCTGGTTTTTTGGTCCATAACAGTCATAAGGCAAAGTCCCAATTTATccatccttctcccactttcctcctttgcaataactttatttcagttgctgcaaattcgGTTCAAATTGCAAAGAGAGTTTGCGCTCAATGAAAGATGGAGAGCATGAGGCGGATTGGTTAAAACTGAGaatgttaatttaatttaattttaattttaaaatatggactTGAGAGCAAAGGTTGCTATTTCAGATCAAGTCTTCTGCTCTGGAATATAAATGACTCTGGAATTTGTTCCGGATTTAAGTTATTatccaaaacaaaaggaaactATACAAGGCAGTTGGAGATGGTAAAAGGACAATATATAGATAATAATCCACGAGGGATAGGGACGTAAGGTTTGAACATCCACTGGATGTAATGTTTAATTCAGTTTAACCAATAGAAATGGGACGTGTAGCTTCCTTTGTTCAAAGTGCTACAAAAACTTGGTCCGCTTGGTTAGAATCGGGGTCCCAATAACTTGGATGAATTTCCTACCGGGAACAACGCTGAGGTTCCTTTCCAGTTGAGCTCCTGGTGTCCTTGCTAAATTTCTGGTtaaatttctggttttgaaataaTCTATAATTGATAACAAGGGGAGGGTAGGAAGGCAAAAGCATAACAGTCATAAGGTTAGGCGAGGTCCCAGTTTCTCCGTCCTTCTCTCTTACTTCAGTCCCTGCAAATGTGGTTCAAGTTGCAAAGTGAGTCTGCGGCGCACTCAATGAAGGATGGAGAGTGGAGGGGAGGAAGGCCAGAGAGTGTGGTCCAGAGACTGACCAGGCCAAGACTGTCTACCTAATCCTCTCCATTGTGATGCTTCTTGGTGAAGTCATCAGTTGGAGTTTTGCAGATTAAAGTGATGATTTCCTTGGACAGAAGACCAGGGGAAAGGCCCAAGCAATGCCTTGCCATAGGCAAAGGGGGAGGATGCCACCATCCCTGAGGAAAAGTCCCAAGAGCAGCCATTCCTAAGCCCCAAGAGCGGCCAAGTCGCAGGAGGAGAGGCGAGAAGAACAAGAATAAGAAAAGTCTTTATGGGAACATCCACCTCCTTCCGGTCTCCTGAGTCTGCCATCTTCTAGCCAAGGAAGGCGCACCGCCATGCCTAAGGAAAACGCCCTGGCCGTCGGTATCGACCTGGGCACCACCTACTCCTGCGTGGCCGTCTGCCACCATGACAAAGTCGAAATCATCGCCAACGACCAAGGCAACCGGACCACCCCCAGCTATGTTGCCTTCACCAACAGAGAGCATCTCGTGGGGGACCCCGCCAAGAGCCAGGCGTCTCTCAACCCCCAGAACACCATCTTCGATGCGAAGAGGCTGATCGGCCGGAAGTACCAGGATGCTGCCGTCCAAGAAGATATGAAGCACTGGCCCTTCACCGTGGTCAGCCACGAGGACAAGCTCAAGATCCAAGTGGTCCACAAAGGAAAAGTAAGGTCCTTTTACCCGGAGGAGATCTCAGCCATGGTCTTGGCCAGGATGAAGCAAATAGCGGAGGCTTACCTGGGCTGCTCTGTCTCCCAAGCCATCGTCACGGTCCCAGCCTACTTCAACGATGCCCAGCGCCAGGCCACCATCGATGCAGGCGCCATTGCAGGGCTCCACATCCTGAAGATCCTCAACGAACCCACTGCCGCCGCCATCGCCTATGGACTGGACCTCAGGAACCAGGATGGGGGGACCCGGAATATCCTCATTTTCGACCTGGGAGGTGGCACCTTTGATGTCTCCATCCTCTCTGCCGAAGACAGCATTTTTGAAGTGAAGGCCACGGCTGGCAACACTCACCTGGGCGGGCAGGATTTTGACAAGAGGTTGGTGGCTTACCTGGCCGACGAGTTCAAGAAGAAGCACAAGAGAGACCTGCACCAGGACAAGAAGGCCATGCAGCGGCTGAAGACGGCCGCCGAGAGGGCCAAGTGCATCCTTAGCTCTTGCACCAGCGCCAGCATCTCTGTGGATTCCCTTTACCATGGGATAGACTTCCACACGACCGTCACCCGGGCGCGTTTTGAGGACCTTTGTTCGGACCTCTTCCGGGCCACCCTGAAACCCCTGGAGAGGGCCTTGAAAGACGCCCGAATGAATAAAGGCGAAATCATGGACATTGTATTGGTCGGAGGCTCCACTCGGATACCCAAGATCCAAAAACTTCTGAAGGAATACTTCAACGGAAAGGAGCTGTGCAAAGGCATCAACCCCGATGAGGCGGTGGCCTATGGGGCGGCCATCCAGGCTGCCATCTTGACCGGCAACCGGACACCAAAGATGCAGAACCTGTTCCTCCTAGACGTCACCCCCCTATCTTTGGGAATCAACACTCAAGGCGGGGTGATGGCCACCATCATCAAACGCAACTCCCCCGTCCCGACGAAGGAGACGATGGAGTTCACCACCACTGAAGACGACCAAGACACCATCTTGTTCATGGTCTACGAGGGAGAGAGGGCTCTGACCAAACACAACCACCTCCTGGGCACCTTCACCTTGAATGGGATCCCACTGGCACCTTGCGGGGTCCCGGTAGTCACCGTCACCTTCTCCATTGACGAGAACAACATCCTGACCGTCTCCGCCAAGGATGTCGAGACAGGAAACACCAGCCATCTCACCATTTCCGACACCCGAGGGCGCCTGGGCAAAGAGGAGATCGAGAAGATCGTCCAGGCGGCGGAGGAGTTCAGGATGAACGACCAAACCCAGCAGGAGAAGATCGAAGCCATGAACTCCTTGGAGTCCTGCACCTTGGAGCTGAAGCGGGTGGCGGAGGAGCAAGTCCTGGACATCCAAGCCAAGCGGAGGATGCTGGAGATGTGTGAAAGCGCCTCCTCCTGGCTGGAAGGGAACCCACTGGCGGAGAAGGAGGAGTGTGAGCAGCGGCAGAAGGACCTGGAGCAAGCCTGGGACTCCATATGCGGCTCCATCGCCCAAAGCGAGAACGCGGAAGGAGCGATGCTGGCGGAAGACCAAGAGGACCACACTGCGGGAGCGGATGGAGCCAAGGTAGAGACTCAAGCTGAGAATGAGATGCAATAAAACCACTGGACTGCTAGAATGCATTGTACCACCTATGGGGCTCATTAAAAGTATAGGTTAAAAATATATGCTCTGGGtctctcatttaaaaaagaaaatatacttgAGCCTGGAGGCTGTGTTTAGACCAAGGCACATTTACTTGCACTTCCTTCAATGAGATATATGCCATCCATGCCCCTCCATGGTCTACATTGCACAATCTATAAGCAAGATAATTAATGcccacaaatctgacattagaaatggcaataccccAAAAACATTTGGGGAATATTTCAGCCTTCCTGGACACAGAGTAAGCAATTTACAGGTTGCAGATATAGGTTGTATCTTTCATGCAGTGAGATGTAAAAATAGTGgatcctccacattcgctggagttagaagcacagaaaggggaaaaacctcaaataaaaaaacccactggttTTTAACCTAAGaaaacacctgtctaggaatctctaggtcctccaaaacaaaactatggtcaacatccaccggaagctgaccacagaattgtgccggaggacctacaaatgcctagaggagctttttctctaggaacttctaggttctccagcacaactctatggtcaacttccaacataattgtgctggaggacctaaaagttcctagagagaacatattaatcatagCCGCAAATAAAGCCACGAAACAAgccacaaatgtgtgtgtatgtgtgtctatgaACCAAAATAATATGCTACTCAGGAAGAGGGGGGCCATTTATTGACCCAGACGGCCCATGGAAAGGAAATGGCACTTGCCAACTTCCAAAATGTGGTGCCAGCAGAGAAGCGACTTGTTCACTGGACCCACCATCCATTGGGCCTTGCCTAGACTTCTCCCCAGATGTCCACCCAATGTCCACTTTGCAAAGCCACTCCTGAAGACCTCAATAACTGATCAGGATGAGCAACCCTGGAGGAAACCATGAGGCTTTCCCCAGAGGACTTGCATTGTGACATCAGCCATGATGGACCACCGTTTGCTCCCTGGGAGAAGCAGAGAGACATCCCCTTCAAAGCCAAAGGATAGCTGCCCCTCCCCAGGCTTGCCAATTTACCATCTttggcaaagggatttggggggccTGGGGGTAGAACAACGGCAACAACCACATACCCACACACACTACGCACCCTCTCTGATGGGAGCCGATGCCAGCCACGAGAAAGCCCAGGACCCCACCATTGGTGGCTCCCCACCTCACCCCCATTCCACCTCGGTGGCCAGAACCCAACCCAAGGGCCCGGCCGTGGGGATTGACCTGGGCACCACGTACTCCTGTGTGGCAGTCTGCCGGAATGGGGCAGTGGACCTCATTGCCAATGGACACAGCAGCCGGACCACCCCCAGCTGCGTGGCCTTCACCCATCGAGAGCGGCTGGTAGGAGAACCGGGGGAGACCCAGGCAGGCCTCGACCCAGAGAACACAGTCTTCTGCATCAAGCGGCTGATCGGCCGCAGGTACAATGACCCATCCATACAGCTGGACCTGAAGAATTTCCCTTTCCGAGTCATTGAGAGCAGCTACG
It encodes the following:
- the LOC121916296 gene encoding heat shock 70 kDa protein-like, with the protein product MPKENALAVGIDLGTTYSCVAVCHHDKVEIIANDQGNRTTPSYVAFTNREHLVGDPAKSQASLNPQNTIFDAKRLIGRKYQDAAVQEDMKHWPFTVVSHEDKLKIQVVHKGKVRSFYPEEISAMVLARMKQIAEAYLGCSVSQAIVTVPAYFNDAQRQATIDAGAIAGLHILKILNEPTAAAIAYGLDLRNQDGGTRNILIFDLGGGTFDVSILSAEDSIFEVKATAGNTHLGGQDFDKRLVAYLADEFKKKHKRDLHQDKKAMQRLKTAAERAKCILSSCTSASISVDSLYHGIDFHTTVTRARFEDLCSDLFRATLKPLERALKDARMNKGEIMDIVLVGGSTRIPKIQKLLKEYFNGKELCKGINPDEAVAYGAAIQAAILTGNRTPKMQNLFLLDVTPLSLGINTQGGVMATIIKRNSPVPTKETMEFTTTEDDQDTILFMVYEGERALTKHNHLLGTFTLNGIPLAPCGVPVVTVTFSIDENNILTVSAKDVETGNTSHLTISDTRGRLGKEEIEKIVQAAEEFRMNDQTQQEKIEAMNSLESCTLELKRVAEEQVLDIQAKRRMLEMCESASSWLEGNPLAEKEECEQRQKDLEQAWDSICGSIAQSENAEGAMLAEDQEDHTAGADGAKVETQAENEMQ